In ANME-2 cluster archaeon, the following proteins share a genomic window:
- a CDS encoding cytochrome c-type biogenesis protein CcmH: MKKILATIHVVLLMIPVLMMLAMPAAAADSPQVVEITSNLKCQCGCTMIVTDCNCQEAADIRNEVSSMVQQGMSSKQIIRELKFLYGNEILATPEKTGFDLSLWILPGVGVMTGGLLIYFVLSRNKMSEEEIFEMEYQEYMDESSLWGQENE; this comes from the coding sequence ATGAAGAAAATACTAGCAACAATACACGTGGTATTACTCATGATACCGGTTCTGATGATGCTGGCCATGCCAGCTGCGGCTGCTGATTCACCACAGGTGGTTGAGATCACTTCAAACCTGAAATGCCAGTGCGGATGTACCATGATAGTTACGGACTGCAACTGCCAGGAAGCTGCTGATATTCGCAATGAAGTCAGTTCAATGGTGCAACAAGGTATGAGCAGCAAGCAGATCATCAGGGAGCTGAAATTCCTGTACGGTAATGAGATACTGGCCACACCCGAGAAGACGGGTTTTGACCTGTCACTCTGGATATTGCCTGGTGTTGGCGTGATGACAGGCGGGTTATTGATCTATTTTGTATTGAGCAGGAATAAAATGTCTGAAGAGGAGATCTTTGAGATGGAATACCAGGAATATATGGATGAAAGCAGTTTGTGGGGGCAAGAAAATGAATAA